One window from the genome of Candidatus Eisenbacteria bacterium encodes:
- the sprA gene encoding cell surface protein SprA has translation MLASLTLPALAFLMGISGIPGLNALPGLRKALRHKPPPAAADSLPPPWKSASRLAVEHDFLKPGIPAFGAPGASLTIVPTLDPRRLIVRVDPDSGVYKSDVEVGDLRLGIGYRAPLSGFAASAMQRKFSQRWMERSRKDVNSLGASTPATHTGVQLRLPVALPTPIQSLLGPGGPALNVSGAENIRISGTSNWTNQQTGLLGQRRSLFPSLDMQQDLDIRLEGQLSDRVKVNLLQNSANQVPLANRIAINYRGDEDDLVQALDLGNTSLSLPGTQYVSYSGRNEGLFGVKLATRYGPLDFTALASKQEGRSERASYSGGGASRTPQMLADYDYVKGQYFLLYDPNLPNPNAPGLPSVYRVDDTSIQLYLDDGNYGNDTNTLPGRAVVDPLRALLGGRYAGTPTDTAGFRGRFDLLKPGPTADYEILSDYYLFNGFAYKIIRLRQPIVTNSNACLAVTYTATPLDLSGNVIGAPIRVGGDTVSTAGPDQGFVLLKMLRVPRNKQTPQDPANPSVSLYAPDGMFEPVRELEMKNFYQLNGFGIDPTTFSMQIQQGRNDPPDNFASLGDSLVSYIELAGLDNVNESVSPPVKGHDLKVDGTLNTGGSLKSSTRYFVDYKNGILFFPDPRPFAPRVAPADSHYFDQVMDFNANRRMRFDGPSDSTNAANRDIYDKYSLQSTDAAYYLALDYAAQRGGGEISLGKGSILEGTEVVTVNGERWTRDRDYTIDYDLGRLSLKRQLGPTDQLSVDYSYAPLFQQASKTLLGSAFRLEGRNRSLGGALLYESKGAQDLRPRLGEEPSRTLITDLNTEWRFKPEFLTRLVDRLPGVRTTTPSEFNVQAEVGASFPNPNTRNEVFLDDMEGVRDAVSLSLSPLSWKYASPPLIADAGDIVSGVATISRSILADTTQGRHLRNAELRWYQPPNYVKEGNLKPTLEEAQGSKNPRQVLALTVPKRPANALPSDKLWAGLTYPLDQVGIDLSRAQFIEVWVNDFRDQHVPGTTVPRIRGDHVKLHIDLGVVSEDQMRAPNRLPDGRLQSEDQVPRDRQLVVAGGTDEDTGYDGIKDEDERARVQSGAAVRADLTTASDTDPEGDDYKDPDDRFHDIDPRKFTFTNGSEGNKRLLPYPETEDLNLNELVDQDEAYYEYTIALDDTSRYLATDVYRDFANDPKVVTPVYPDNGWRRFRIPIHDEQRVQFGVPDLSIARNVRVWIEDLQKPDESQVAGENEVRPLLLIGGIDIVGSRWLASDLTPRQRDTTNTTVTLNSVNSLDDADVYVYPFDPGETRNGNQALTRREQSMRLEFTELAPDDTLEAYRTFSLDENYSRYGALSWYATGFGIENYRDQPNDRLFYFVRFGTDEKGDNYYEVKRRVPASVRDTLRQWVGSPVRADLAAIANLKLNGDYPTIAPFLYRVPYGADGDSIIIKGRPSFTRLRRISFGLINGSDASPSGPVTYPAGELWFDELRAVDVAKDVGYANRLLVNGRLANLMTYNVSWNTLDANFLSVGQTRGSGSRTSSLAITSSMDLHRFFEGTGIVLPVTASWTRNVSRPRFSAGDDVVRTGRQQELSETGSQSRTISTSYTRNWSQRANPILRYTLAGLTANIARTETDSHNPTGGGNSASTNAGVSWNIAPRSLLALGHKGLPFKLYPLPERVFWTYTVSQTNSESYTLAPDGSGRRIPSANTSGRIAGLTFGADTRPIELLRHHIEGQRALSLVGVPLDHLGFINFGRLTQWRQSLDASWAAQRGSAWLRPSLRWSSNYSQNNDLLSENLSVHAIQNGQNIQVNWTLPFDQLRGASANPAGRQYVPPAASARPPVQRPPAGAEQGPIGSTPADSSGTSPSGAAGPDSLGAPAAPGQPGPADSTGAGAPGGSAIGTGAPAAADSAHASPAKPPRPSFRLPGLRDLLARVGQVQTDLSLNRSSSYSRMLGMPGPLYLFGLSENPGLEDSTGRVREVNGNAISTGLDWRLNARTQVPLVFNSALSVRGSYGDRTTVANGVVARTRERRFPDLEVDYGRLADALRLSKFLRTPQLRTGWGWSRSWEYQGDRSRQISQSSTHDLRPLISVRGNLKNGTTADLGINMRNTYREVTQLGLSTQTDKNTDLNLTLTRSYSQGQKVNVFGRTSTVRSSVSMSLATVYSHRQGETRIAGVGVQNQVDETQLSVTGKGTYGFSSNVTGSAVLGYSGRTNHVQNIVRRSIRVELSAQFTF, from the coding sequence ATGCTCGCTTCGCTGACGCTGCCCGCGCTGGCGTTCCTGATGGGCATTTCCGGCATTCCGGGGCTGAACGCGCTGCCCGGGTTGCGAAAGGCTCTCCGGCACAAGCCGCCGCCGGCCGCCGCCGACTCGCTGCCGCCGCCCTGGAAGTCCGCCTCGCGCCTGGCGGTGGAGCACGACTTCCTCAAGCCGGGGATTCCGGCGTTCGGGGCTCCGGGCGCTTCCCTGACGATCGTCCCGACCCTCGATCCACGCCGCCTGATCGTCCGCGTGGACCCCGACTCGGGCGTCTACAAGAGCGACGTCGAGGTGGGCGACCTGCGGCTGGGGATCGGCTACCGCGCGCCGCTGTCGGGCTTCGCGGCGTCGGCCATGCAGCGGAAGTTCAGCCAGCGCTGGATGGAGCGCTCGCGCAAGGACGTCAACTCGCTCGGCGCTTCCACGCCGGCCACGCACACTGGCGTGCAGCTCCGCCTGCCGGTCGCGCTTCCGACGCCGATCCAGAGCCTGCTCGGCCCGGGCGGCCCGGCGCTCAATGTCTCGGGAGCCGAGAACATCCGCATCTCGGGGACGAGCAACTGGACGAACCAGCAGACGGGCCTGCTCGGCCAGCGCCGCTCGCTGTTCCCTTCGCTCGACATGCAGCAGGACCTCGACATCCGCCTCGAGGGTCAGCTTTCGGACCGCGTGAAGGTGAACCTGCTGCAGAACTCGGCGAACCAGGTGCCGCTCGCGAACCGCATCGCGATCAACTACCGCGGCGACGAGGACGATCTCGTGCAGGCCCTCGACCTGGGCAACACGAGCCTGTCGCTGCCGGGCACGCAGTACGTCTCGTACAGCGGCCGGAACGAGGGATTGTTCGGCGTCAAGCTCGCGACCCGCTACGGACCGCTCGACTTCACGGCGCTGGCGAGCAAGCAGGAAGGACGCAGCGAACGCGCGAGCTATTCGGGCGGCGGCGCCTCGCGCACCCCGCAGATGCTGGCCGACTACGACTACGTCAAGGGTCAGTACTTCCTGCTCTACGACCCCAACCTGCCGAATCCCAACGCGCCGGGCCTGCCGTCCGTCTACCGGGTGGACGACACGTCCATCCAGCTCTACCTGGACGACGGCAACTACGGCAACGACACGAACACGCTTCCCGGTCGGGCGGTCGTGGACCCGCTGCGGGCGCTGCTCGGCGGCCGCTATGCAGGCACGCCGACCGACACCGCCGGTTTCCGCGGACGATTCGACCTGCTCAAACCCGGCCCGACCGCCGACTACGAAATCCTGTCCGACTATTACCTGTTCAACGGATTCGCCTACAAGATCATCCGCCTGCGCCAGCCGATCGTGACCAACAGCAACGCCTGCCTCGCCGTCACCTACACGGCGACCCCGCTCGACCTTTCGGGCAACGTGATCGGCGCGCCGATCCGGGTGGGCGGGGACACGGTCTCGACGGCCGGCCCCGACCAGGGTTTCGTCCTGCTCAAGATGCTGAGGGTGCCCCGCAACAAGCAAACACCGCAGGACCCGGCCAATCCGAGCGTTTCCCTGTACGCACCCGACGGCATGTTCGAGCCGGTGCGCGAGCTGGAGATGAAGAACTTCTACCAGCTGAACGGCTTCGGCATCGATCCGACGACGTTCTCGATGCAGATCCAGCAGGGACGGAACGATCCGCCCGACAACTTCGCGTCGCTCGGGGACTCGCTGGTGAGCTACATCGAGCTCGCCGGCCTCGACAACGTCAATGAGAGCGTCTCGCCGCCCGTGAAGGGGCACGATCTCAAGGTGGACGGCACGCTCAACACCGGCGGTTCGCTCAAGTCCTCGACGCGTTACTTCGTGGACTACAAGAACGGCATCCTGTTCTTCCCGGACCCGCGACCGTTCGCGCCGCGCGTCGCGCCGGCGGACTCGCACTACTTCGATCAGGTGATGGACTTCAACGCGAACCGGCGGATGCGATTCGACGGCCCGTCCGACAGCACGAACGCGGCGAACCGCGACATCTACGACAAGTACAGCCTGCAGTCGACCGACGCGGCGTACTACCTGGCCCTCGACTACGCGGCGCAGCGGGGTGGCGGCGAGATCTCGCTGGGCAAGGGTTCGATCCTCGAAGGCACCGAGGTCGTGACGGTGAACGGCGAGCGCTGGACGCGCGACCGCGACTACACCATTGACTACGACCTCGGCCGGTTGTCGCTCAAGCGCCAGCTCGGCCCCACCGACCAGCTGAGCGTGGATTACTCCTACGCGCCGCTCTTCCAGCAGGCGTCGAAGACGCTCCTCGGCAGCGCGTTCCGGCTCGAGGGCCGCAACCGCAGCCTCGGCGGCGCGCTGCTCTACGAGAGCAAGGGGGCCCAGGACCTGCGGCCGCGACTCGGAGAAGAGCCTTCGCGCACGCTGATCACCGACCTCAACACCGAGTGGCGCTTCAAGCCCGAGTTCCTCACCCGGCTGGTGGACCGGCTGCCGGGTGTTCGCACGACCACGCCCTCGGAGTTCAACGTCCAGGCCGAAGTCGGCGCCTCGTTCCCCAACCCGAACACGCGCAACGAGGTTTTCCTCGACGACATGGAGGGCGTCCGCGACGCCGTCTCGCTGTCGCTCTCGCCGCTCAGCTGGAAGTACGCGAGCCCGCCGCTCATCGCCGACGCCGGCGACATCGTCTCGGGCGTCGCCACCATCTCGCGCTCGATCCTCGCCGACACCACGCAGGGCCGGCACCTGCGCAATGCCGAGCTCCGCTGGTATCAGCCGCCCAACTACGTGAAGGAAGGCAACCTCAAGCCGACGCTCGAGGAGGCGCAGGGCTCGAAGAATCCGCGCCAGGTCCTCGCGTTGACCGTGCCGAAGCGGCCGGCGAATGCGCTGCCGAGCGACAAGCTGTGGGCGGGGCTGACCTACCCGCTCGATCAGGTCGGCATCGACCTGTCACGCGCGCAGTTCATCGAGGTCTGGGTGAACGACTTTCGCGACCAGCACGTGCCCGGCACGACCGTGCCGCGCATCCGGGGCGATCACGTCAAGCTGCACATCGACCTCGGCGTCGTGAGCGAGGACCAGATGCGCGCCCCCAATCGGCTCCCCGACGGCCGGCTGCAGAGCGAGGACCAGGTTCCGCGCGACCGGCAGCTGGTCGTGGCCGGCGGCACCGACGAGGACACGGGCTACGACGGCATCAAGGACGAGGACGAGCGCGCGCGCGTCCAGAGCGGCGCCGCCGTAAGGGCGGACCTGACGACGGCGAGCGACACGGATCCCGAGGGTGACGACTACAAGGACCCGGACGACCGCTTCCACGACATCGACCCGCGCAAGTTCACCTTCACCAACGGCAGTGAAGGCAACAAGCGGCTGCTTCCCTACCCCGAGACGGAGGACCTGAACCTCAACGAGCTCGTGGACCAGGACGAGGCCTACTACGAGTACACGATCGCCCTCGACGACACGAGCCGCTACCTCGCCACCGACGTCTATCGCGACTTCGCGAACGACCCGAAGGTGGTGACCCCGGTCTATCCCGACAACGGCTGGCGGCGCTTCCGCATCCCCATCCACGACGAGCAGCGCGTGCAGTTCGGGGTGCCCGACCTGTCGATCGCCCGGAACGTGCGCGTCTGGATCGAGGACCTGCAGAAGCCCGACGAGTCGCAGGTGGCCGGCGAGAACGAGGTGCGTCCGCTGCTGCTGATCGGCGGCATCGACATCGTCGGCAGCCGCTGGCTCGCGAGCGACCTGACGCCGCGGCAGCGGGACACGACCAACACCACGGTGACGCTGAACTCGGTGAACTCGCTCGACGACGCGGACGTGTACGTCTATCCGTTCGACCCGGGCGAGACGCGCAACGGCAACCAGGCGCTGACGCGCCGCGAGCAGTCCATGCGGCTCGAATTCACCGAGCTGGCGCCGGACGACACGCTCGAGGCCTACCGCACGTTTTCGCTGGACGAGAACTACAGCCGCTACGGCGCGCTGAGCTGGTACGCGACCGGCTTCGGGATCGAGAACTACCGCGACCAGCCGAACGACCGGCTCTTCTACTTCGTGCGGTTCGGGACCGACGAGAAGGGTGACAACTACTACGAGGTCAAGCGTCGCGTGCCCGCCTCGGTGCGGGACACGCTGCGGCAGTGGGTGGGTTCGCCGGTGCGCGCCGACCTCGCGGCCATCGCCAACCTCAAGCTGAACGGCGACTACCCGACGATCGCGCCGTTCCTGTACCGCGTGCCCTACGGCGCGGACGGCGACTCGATCATCATCAAGGGCCGCCCGTCGTTCACCCGATTGCGACGCATCTCGTTCGGACTCATCAACGGCTCGGACGCTTCGCCCTCCGGCCCGGTCACGTACCCCGCCGGCGAACTGTGGTTCGACGAGCTGCGCGCCGTGGACGTCGCCAAGGACGTCGGCTACGCGAATCGCCTGCTCGTCAACGGCCGGCTCGCGAACCTGATGACCTACAACGTCTCGTGGAACACGCTCGACGCGAACTTCCTGAGCGTCGGCCAGACGCGCGGCAGCGGCAGCCGCACCTCGAGCCTGGCGATCACCTCGTCCATGGACCTGCACCGCTTCTTCGAGGGCACGGGCATCGTGCTGCCGGTGACGGCGAGCTGGACACGGAACGTCTCGCGGCCTCGTTTCAGCGCCGGAGACGACGTCGTGCGCACCGGCCGTCAGCAGGAGTTGAGCGAGACCGGCTCGCAGTCGCGCACGATCTCGACCTCCTACACGCGCAACTGGAGCCAGCGCGCGAATCCCATTCTCCGCTACACGCTCGCCGGCCTGACCGCGAACATCGCCCGCACCGAGACCGACAGCCACAACCCGACCGGCGGTGGGAACTCGGCGAGCACCAACGCGGGCGTCAGCTGGAACATCGCGCCGAGGTCGCTGCTGGCGCTCGGCCACAAGGGCCTGCCGTTCAAGCTCTACCCGCTGCCCGAGCGCGTGTTCTGGACCTACACCGTTTCGCAGACGAACAGCGAGTCCTACACGCTCGCGCCCGACGGCTCGGGGCGGCGCATTCCGAGCGCGAACACCAGCGGCCGCATCGCGGGTCTGACCTTCGGCGCCGATACGCGGCCCATCGAACTGCTGCGCCACCACATCGAAGGGCAGCGCGCCCTGAGTCTGGTCGGCGTACCGCTGGATCACCTCGGCTTCATCAACTTCGGCCGGCTGACGCAGTGGCGCCAGAGCCTCGATGCGAGCTGGGCCGCGCAGCGGGGAAGCGCCTGGCTGCGGCCGTCGCTGCGCTGGAGTTCGAACTACAGCCAGAACAACGATCTGCTTTCCGAAAACCTGTCGGTGCACGCCATCCAGAACGGCCAGAACATCCAGGTGAACTGGACGCTGCCCTTCGACCAGCTGCGCGGCGCGTCCGCGAATCCGGCCGGAAGGCAGTACGTGCCGCCCGCCGCCAGCGCCCGCCCGCCGGTGCAACGCCCGCCGGCCGGCGCCGAGCAGGGTCCCATCGGCTCGACTCCGGCGGACAGCTCCGGCACCTCGCCCTCGGGCGCCGCCGGCCCCGACTCGCTCGGAGCGCCCGCGGCGCCCGGACAGCCGGGCCCCGCCGATTCGACGGGCGCGGGAGCCCCGGGCGGATCCGCGATCGGCACGGGCGCTCCGGCGGCCGCGGACAGCGCGCACGCGTCGCCGGCGAAGCCGCCGAGGCCGAGCTTCCGGCTGCCGGGCTTGCGCGATCTGCTCGCGCGCGTCGGGCAGGTGCAGACCGATCTGTCCCTCAACCGCTCGAGCAGTTACTCGCGCATGCTCGGCATGCCCGGTCCGCTCTACCTGTTCGGACTGTCCGAGAACCCGGGGCTCGAGGACAGCACCGGGCGCGTCCGTGAGGTCAACGGCAACGCGATCTCGACCGGCCTCGACTGGCGGCTGAACGCGCGCACCCAGGTGCCGCTCGTGTTCAACAGCGCGCTGTCCGTGCGCGGCAGCTACGGCGACCGCACGACGGTCGCGAACGGGGTCGTGGCCCGCACCCGCGAGCGCCGCTTCCCGGACCTCGAGGTGGACTACGGCCGGCTCGCCGACGCGCTGCGGCTGTCGAAGTTCCTGCGCACGCCACAGCTGCGCACCGGCTGGGGCTGGTCGCGATCGTGGGAATACCAGGGCGACCGCTCGCGCCAGATCTCGCAGTCGTCCACGCACGACCTGCGCCCGCTGATTTCGGTTCGAGGCAATCTCAAGAACGGCACGACGGCGGACCTGGGCATCAACATGCGCAACACCTACCGCGAGGTGACGCAGCTCGGCCTTTCCACTCAGACGGACAAGAACACCGATCTGAACCTCACGCTCACGCGCTCGTACTCGCAGGGTCAGAAGGTGAACGTCTTCGGCCGCACGAGCACGGTCCGCAGTTCGGTCAGCATGAGTCTGGCCACCGTCTATTCGCACCGCCAGGGCGAGACTCGTATCGCCGGCGTCGGCGTCCAGAACCAGGTGGACGAGACCCAGCTTTCGGTGACCGGCAAGGGCACCTACGGTTTCAGCTCGAACGTCACCGGCAGCGCGGTGCTCGGCTATAGTGGCCGCACGAACCACGTGCAGAACATCGTCCGCCGCAGCATCCGCGTCGAGCTCAGCGCGCAGTTCACCTTCTGA
- a CDS encoding M28 family peptidase, translating into MATRSRNRLLWSALLALAVGAMPACAGRFRVDGARALARVSRQVEAGPRIAGTPGNAVIREWIAAECERLGGTVERQAFTDTTLGHPLEVTNVIARFGPNGGRRIVLCAHFDTRPWSDQDPDSAMRSRPVPGANDGGSGVAVLLEVAELMAHRAPPVGVDLVFFDAEDLGRSDAPDEFCLGSKGYAARLPAAGDPARPVAAFLFDMVGDRDLQIWREKNSSDRASNLAALVVEGARATGAKSFHDEVRYSLVDDHIRLLDAGLPAVDIVDFDYPAWHTHRDSTDQVSAASLAEVARVAAWLIYRSPLAKP; encoded by the coding sequence ATGGCGACCCGTTCCCGGAATCGGCTGCTGTGGTCCGCGCTGCTCGCTCTGGCGGTGGGCGCGATGCCCGCATGCGCCGGACGCTTCCGGGTGGACGGCGCCCGGGCTCTCGCTCGCGTCAGCCGGCAGGTCGAGGCGGGCCCGCGCATCGCCGGCACGCCCGGCAACGCCGTGATCCGGGAGTGGATCGCCGCGGAGTGCGAGCGGCTCGGCGGCACGGTCGAACGACAGGCCTTCACCGACACGACGCTGGGCCATCCGCTCGAGGTGACCAACGTGATCGCACGCTTCGGTCCGAATGGCGGGCGGCGCATCGTGCTGTGCGCGCACTTCGACACGCGCCCGTGGTCGGACCAGGACCCCGACTCGGCGATGCGTTCGCGGCCCGTGCCCGGAGCGAACGACGGCGGTTCGGGCGTGGCCGTGCTGCTCGAGGTCGCGGAGCTCATGGCGCACCGCGCTCCGCCGGTGGGAGTGGACCTGGTGTTCTTCGACGCCGAGGACCTCGGCCGCAGCGACGCCCCCGACGAGTTCTGCCTCGGCTCGAAGGGATACGCGGCGCGCCTTCCCGCGGCGGGTGACCCGGCGCGTCCGGTGGCGGCGTTCCTGTTCGACATGGTCGGCGATCGCGATCTGCAGATCTGGAGGGAGAAGAACTCGAGCGATCGGGCCTCCAATCTCGCCGCGCTCGTCGTCGAGGGCGCCAGGGCGACGGGGGCGAAGTCGTTTCACGACGAAGTCCGTTACAGCCTCGTGGACGACCACATCCGCCTGCTCGACGCGGGACTCCCGGCGGTGGACATCGTGGACTTCGACTATCCCGCCTGGCACACGCACCGGGACTCCACCGACCAGGTCTCGGCCGCGAGCCTCGCCGAGGTCGCGCGCGTCGCCGCCTGGCTGATCTACCGCAGCCCCCTCGCGAAGCCCTGA
- a CDS encoding ribosome maturation factor RimP, producing MREEVRQIATPLAEEEGYELVDVEQAASGRHRVIRVYLDKPGGVSVGDCARFSRRLSDCLDMNQTVAGSYHLEVSSPGLERPVRTLEHVRRFSGQRVSLTAHDPHDGRRNFEGILLGPDGERAGLRLDEGEEHWFEWSEVKSVRLVVDPWAGLRNSSGRGAAERRRGGAR from the coding sequence GTGAGAGAAGAGGTTCGCCAGATCGCGACCCCCCTCGCGGAGGAGGAGGGCTACGAGCTGGTGGACGTGGAACAGGCGGCCTCCGGACGGCATCGGGTGATCCGGGTCTACCTGGACAAGCCCGGCGGTGTGAGTGTCGGGGACTGCGCGCGTTTCAGCCGGCGGCTTTCGGACTGCCTGGACATGAACCAGACGGTCGCCGGGAGCTACCACCTCGAGGTGAGCTCGCCCGGGCTGGAGCGGCCGGTCCGGACGCTCGAGCACGTGCGGCGCTTCTCCGGGCAGCGGGTTTCCCTGACGGCGCACGACCCGCACGACGGCCGCAGGAACTTCGAGGGTATCCTGCTCGGTCCGGACGGGGAGCGCGCGGGGCTGCGGTTGGACGAGGGCGAGGAACACTGGTTCGAGTGGTCGGAAGTGAAGTCGGTCCGTTTGGTGGTGGATCCGTGGGCGGGACTGCGGAACTCCAGCGGCCGCGGCGCGGCGGAACGCCGTCGGGGAGGGGCGCGATGA
- the nusA gene encoding transcription termination/antitermination protein NusA: MNNEILDALSQITREKSVDRAMLIETLEMGLASAVRKKHGATADVQVRFNDKSGTLECALRMTVVENVEDPAFQWTVEKARTHRPDASVGDVIVLPLPISEFGRNAIQTAKQVLIQRVREAERDRVFKEYADKTGQLVRGVVQQVDRGNVIVKLDFSEGLLPAREQIPRSYHRQGDYVRAVVINVDKAAKGPQVILSRTHPDFLRRLFESEVPEIADKIVEVKAVSREAGARSKISVLSTDPRVDAVGSCVGLKGSRVQSIVRELGGERIDIVPWSSDPAVFVSRALAPARVMDVKVAEADQRMIVVVADDQLSLAIGKGGQNARLAARLTGWKIDLVSKSEEKKRHELERASRLEVERLELGEATTEKLISAGIETVQELVATPLEKLIEIPGVGEKTAEKVLATAQEFMAAQAAALAAAAVEHEFSPEMEPAAEALPAGENSGASASPEAAEGASRGE; encoded by the coding sequence ATGAACAACGAAATCCTGGATGCGCTGAGCCAGATCACGCGCGAAAAGAGCGTGGACCGCGCCATGCTCATCGAAACGCTGGAAATGGGCCTCGCGAGCGCCGTCCGCAAGAAGCACGGCGCCACCGCCGACGTTCAGGTCCGCTTCAACGACAAGTCCGGCACGCTCGAGTGCGCGCTCCGCATGACCGTCGTCGAGAACGTCGAGGATCCCGCGTTCCAGTGGACGGTCGAGAAGGCCCGCACGCACCGCCCCGACGCGAGCGTCGGCGACGTCATCGTCCTGCCGCTGCCGATCTCCGAGTTCGGCCGCAACGCGATCCAGACGGCCAAGCAGGTGCTGATCCAGCGCGTGCGCGAGGCCGAGCGCGATCGCGTGTTCAAGGAGTACGCCGACAAGACCGGCCAGCTCGTGCGCGGCGTGGTGCAGCAGGTGGACCGCGGCAACGTCATCGTGAAGCTCGACTTCTCCGAGGGGCTGCTGCCCGCGCGCGAGCAGATCCCGCGCTCGTACCACCGGCAGGGCGACTACGTGCGCGCGGTGGTGATCAACGTGGACAAGGCCGCGAAGGGTCCCCAGGTCATCCTGTCGCGCACCCACCCGGATTTCCTGCGCCGGCTGTTCGAGTCCGAGGTGCCCGAGATCGCGGACAAGATCGTCGAGGTCAAGGCGGTCTCGCGCGAAGCCGGCGCGCGCTCGAAGATTTCGGTGCTCTCGACCGACCCGCGCGTGGACGCGGTCGGCTCGTGCGTCGGCCTGAAGGGCTCGCGCGTGCAGAGCATCGTGCGTGAGCTCGGCGGCGAGCGCATTGACATCGTGCCGTGGTCCAGCGATCCGGCCGTGTTCGTGTCGCGCGCGCTCGCGCCGGCACGGGTCATGGACGTGAAGGTTGCCGAGGCCGACCAGCGCATGATCGTGGTGGTCGCCGACGACCAGCTGTCGCTGGCGATCGGCAAGGGAGGCCAGAACGCGCGTCTCGCGGCGCGGCTCACGGGCTGGAAGATCGACCTCGTGTCGAAGAGCGAGGAGAAGAAGCGCCACGAGCTCGAACGCGCGAGCCGGCTCGAGGTCGAACGCCTCGAACTGGGCGAGGCGACGACCGAGAAGCTCATCAGCGCGGGAATCGAGACGGTGCAGGAGCTGGTCGCGACGCCGCTCGAGAAACTCATCGAGATCCCCGGCGTCGGCGAGAAGACGGCCGAGAAGGTGCTCGCGACCGCGCAGGAGTTCATGGCCGCGCAGGCCGCGGCGCTCGCCGCGGCGGCGGTCGAGCACGAGTTCTCGCCGGAAATGGAACCGGCCGCGGAGGCCCTGCCCGCCGGGGAGAACTCCGGGGCGTCCGCGTCGCCTGAAGCCGCGGAAGGAGCGAGCCGTGGCGAATAG